The stretch of DNA TTCCTCAACAACATCGCCCCCACGCTCCGCGCCGTATTCGACGCGAACCGCCTGTACAACCTGAGCTGGTAGAGTGGAACAACCGACCAACCCGGGCCGCGGACGCAGCGCACCCAAGGTATCCGAATACCTCCTCGTTCTGCGGAAGCGGAAGTGGATAATCATCTTCGCCGTGCTGATCTCGCTCACGGTGGCCGCTTACCAATCCTACACCACTCCTCCGACCTACGTGGCGACGGCGTCCCTGGTTATCGAGACCACGGGGCAGAACAACGATCTCCTGCAGGGCTTTTACACGTCCTTCCAGCCGTACCGCCTGGAGACTGAGCTCCAGATCATCTCGAGCCGCTACATCTGCCTGGGCGTGGTCGAGCGGTTGGACCTCGCCTTCCATCCCCAAGAACAGCTTCCCGACGGCGTGTTCTTCCAGGATCCTTTCGTC from bacterium encodes:
- a CDS encoding Wzz/FepE/Etk N-terminal domain-containing protein, whose protein sequence is MEQPTNPGRGRSAPKVSEYLLVLRKRKWIIIFAVLISLTVAAYQSYTTPPTYVATASLVIETTGQNNDLLQGFYTSFQPYRLETELQIISSRYICLGVVERLDLAFHPQEQLPDGVFFQDPFVEIGFPVGSYRVIESESGFSVLDDAHNVIGEGLYDQSFVSNDGFFGFTLHDP